Proteins encoded together in one Impatiens glandulifera chromosome 1, dImpGla2.1, whole genome shotgun sequence window:
- the LOC124926956 gene encoding uncharacterized protein LOC124926956 produces the protein MKRKDVTLQVGSWTLVKLQPYRQRLVQKLFHKLSPKYFGPFEVLERIGEVAYKLELGADNRIHNVFHVSQLKSFQGTPAAVENIPQLSTQPNMTGKIVGEQDIMVQGKIKKQLLINWDGAQTEDQTCEDAEVISIQCLEMLATRRQTRQHSLRRGRPTSDGGNDVTIHEQENTPSSVL, from the coding sequence ATGAAGAGAAAAGATGTCACGTTGCAAGTGGGTAGTTGGACATTGGTGAAGTTACAGCCATATAGACAACGTTTGGTCCAGAAGTTATTCCACAAACTCTCACCAAAGTACTTTGGGCCATTTGAAGTATTGGAAAGGATTGGGGAAGTTGCTTACAAGCTGGAGCTCGGGGCCGACAATAGAATACACAATGTCTTCCATGTCTCGCAATTAAAATCATTCCAAGGTACCCCTGCTGCTGTTGAAAATATTCCCCAACTTAGCACACAACCAAACATGACCGGAAAAATTGTGGGTGAACAAGACATAATGGTGCaaggaaaaattaaaaaacagttGTTAATCAATTGGGATGGGGCCCAAACAGAAGACCAAACTTGCGAAGATGCAGAAGTTATAAGTATTCAATGCCTAGAGATGCTAGCAACAAGGAGGCAAACAAGACAACACTCTCTTCGTCGGGGTCGACCAACTTCTGATGGGGGAAATGATGTTACGATCCACGAACAAGAAAACACACCCTCCTCGGTCCTATGA